Proteins encoded by one window of Paenibacillus urinalis:
- a CDS encoding purine-nucleoside phosphorylase, protein MVKILTQSMVQEAAAFIKEKTSVKPEIGLILGSGLGILAELIEDAVAIPYEDIPHFPVSTVEGHVGELLIGNIQGRPVVMMKGRFHMYEGYGPEVTAFPVRVMKEIGVEKMLVTNAAGGVNTHYHAGDLMIISDHLNLTGRNPLVGPNEPAFGVRFPDMSEAYSGRLRSLAKTTAEAQGFNIQEGVYAGLLGPNYETPAEIVMLRKLGADAVGMSTVAEVIVARHTGIEVLGISCITNMAAGILDQPLSHDEVMETAEQVKGKFLGLVMALIPYM, encoded by the coding sequence ATGGTAAAAATTCTAACACAAAGCATGGTACAAGAAGCAGCAGCTTTTATTAAAGAAAAAACAAGTGTGAAGCCCGAAATCGGGCTGATCCTTGGTTCCGGACTTGGCATTTTAGCAGAGCTTATTGAGGATGCGGTAGCGATTCCGTATGAAGATATACCTCATTTTCCCGTATCTACGGTTGAGGGACATGTGGGAGAGCTGCTGATTGGTAATATACAGGGCCGCCCGGTTGTCATGATGAAGGGCAGATTCCACATGTATGAAGGCTACGGTCCGGAAGTGACTGCCTTTCCGGTTCGAGTTATGAAGGAGATCGGCGTTGAAAAAATGCTGGTAACCAATGCGGCAGGCGGTGTAAATACCCATTATCATGCAGGCGATCTCATGATTATCTCTGATCATCTGAACTTGACCGGCCGTAACCCATTGGTTGGACCGAATGAGCCTGCTTTTGGTGTTCGTTTCCCTGATATGTCAGAAGCCTACAGCGGTAGACTGCGCAGTCTGGCTAAAACAACAGCTGAAGCACAGGGCTTTAACATTCAGGAAGGGGTATATGCAGGACTTCTCGGTCCCAACTATGAAACTCCAGCCGAAATTGTGATGCTGCGCAAACTTGGGGCTGATGCTGTCGGGATGTCAACCGTCGCAGAAGTCATTGTAGCGCGTCATACTGGTATTGAAGTGCTGGGTATCTCCTGTATTACGAACATGGCAGCCGGAATTCTGGATCAGCCTCTCTCACACGATGAGGTTATGGAAACCGCAGAACAAGTTAAAGGGAAGTTCCTTGGATTAGTTATGGCACTGATCCCATACATGTAA